A stretch of the Acyrthosiphon pisum isolate AL4f chromosome A2, pea_aphid_22Mar2018_4r6ur, whole genome shotgun sequence genome encodes the following:
- the LOC100169419 gene encoding nucleolar MIF4G domain-containing protein 1, which yields MKTKSSVKTSSEQRFVFKSRKAERKAMRQMKKQKKGHLQQVITKELTVQKVNSKKKLPKTLNTTDWRVLDRNKEKVEEIKLQKQFEKSRREQMKHANEDEDKEIKRLAKHLKLDKRKTVGKSFIDDGLDYLLDVCDPETRKNCSSLKESLMDIDSNFDDDYNTINALKKNIKKKEPEIKSKKKVAFDCSDNSSNEETFNYEHENVSDNDILDDEFEDESLSGEETLDKDYDNEISMARLT from the exons ATGAAGACCAAATCTTCGGTGAAAACCAGCTCAGAACAACGGTTTGTTTTCAAATCCAGGAAAGCTGAACGTAAAGCTATGCGCCAAATGAAAAAACAGAAGAAAGGACACTTACAACAAGTGATAACTAAAGAACTGACTGTACAAAAGGTAAATTCCAAAAAGAAATTACCAAAAACTTTAAACACAACTGACTGGCGAGTATTGgatagaaataaagaaaaagttgaagaaattaaattacaaaaacaatttgagAAAAGTCGTCGTGAGCAAATGAAACATGCTAATGAAGATGAAGATAAAGAGATCAAAAGATTAGCCAAACATTTAAAGTTAGACAAGAGGAAAACGGTTGGAAAATCTTTTATTGATGATGGACTTGATT ACTTGTTGGATGTGTGTGATCCTGAGACACGTAAGAACTGTTCGTCTTTAAAAGAAAGTTTGATGGATATtgattcaaattttgatgatgattataatactattaatgctttaaaaaaaaacattaaaaaaaaagagccAGAAatcaaatccaaaaaaaaagtaGCGTTTGATTGTTCTGATAATTCATCTAATGAAGAAACTTTTAATTATGAACATGAAAATGTATCTGATAACGACATTTTGGATGATGAATTTGAAGACGAAAGTTTATCTGGTGAAGAAACTCTTGATAAAGATTATGATAATGAAA TCAGCATGGCGCGACTAACATAG
- the LOC100168730 gene encoding clavesin-2 — protein MAEYAEYRQNNMDNILNYNYGVELFPSSSHSPVIKKNTREEALIKLKKLLRINGFAFLAENNKEAFIMMFLYARKMNESNALSLIQNYYQFRREHDLWFRRLEPFDPKIQMAIQDGFPSVLSNLDRRSRRVLFMVCSQWNTERYCLLTIYRALLVSLEHLIQDVNTQYNGFVFIVDWTNFTARQTMNISPRLLHVMLQGLQDCFPAKIKAVHFINQPWYIDGLMSVVKPFLKEKTKNKIILHGLNLNTLHEYFPKDILPSELGGEQPPYDSRIWLKSLLGSSLGVDL, from the exons ATGGCAGAATACGCAGAGTACCGTCAAAATAAcatggataatattttaaattataactacggTGTCGAGTTATTCCCTAGTTCCAGTCATAGCCCAGTCATCAAAAAAAATACTCGAGAAGAAgctttgattaaattaaaaaagttgctGAGGATTAACGGATTTGCGTTTCTGGCCG aaaataataaagaagCATTTATAATGATGTTCTTGTATGCACGGAAAATGAATGAGAGTAATGCATTGAGtttgattcaaaattattatcaatttagaAGGGAACATGATCTATGGTTTCGTAGATTGGAACCTTTTGATCCAAAAATTCAAATGGCTATTCAAGATGGTTTCCCTTCTGTACTTTCAAATCTGGAtag ACGAAGCCGTCGTGTTCTTTTTATGGTTTGCTCCCAATGGAATACTGAACGTTATTGTTTACTGACTATATACAGAGCATTATTAGTATCTCTGGAACATTTGATCCAAGATGTGAATACTCAGTATAAcggttttgtatttattgttgattGGACCAATTTTACTGCTCGCCAGACAATGAACATCAGTCCAAGATTGTTACATGTGATGCTACAAGGATTACAAGATTGTTTTCCTGCAAAAATTAAAGCTGTCCATTTTATCAACCAGCCATGGTATATTGATGGCCTAATGTCTGTcgttaaaccatttttaaaagaaaaaacaaaaaataaa ATAATTTTGCATGGTTTGAATTTGAATACCCTACATGAATACTTTCCAAAAGATATTCTGCCTTCAGAACTAGGTGGCGAACAACCTCCATATGATTCAAGGATTTGGTTAAAAAGTCTTTTAGGGTCTTCTTTGGGagttgatttataa